A single genomic interval of Monodelphis domestica isolate mMonDom1 chromosome X, mMonDom1.pri, whole genome shotgun sequence harbors:
- the LOC103104897 gene encoding sugar phosphate exchanger 3-like: MGNHLDTPGQNFVLGLRITSAIVSNILTNYVLPLILYYIYQYAFLVTASMQFAEGTVIFFTLWVSPKDLGLIDAIEFERLTFHRAAVNDIREVGVNENNILGEENEQEDDRVPRMPSFALRCLYGFVLYTLAYASLTYTEDFFFFWMPFYLDDNFPHAGRLSIWYVVGVALGGMFQTLLSERVQKRSPMLAVCLAIGFLVRYSYFPRHMAMSVLLMSVISLFISKTSTIFGSTIFPELNAQERIHGSREVWAIVTGVVNGIRRMGTTTEQFLMSLLQTKFGWIWVSYFFVFITGFAILFIFPLLLRKIRDLIQRPFIPVEDDQAP; encoded by the coding sequence ATGGGTAATCATCTTGACACTCCTGGCCAGAACTTTGTGCTAGGACTCCGGATTACCAGCGCCATAGTGAGTAACATCTTGACCAACTACGTACTCCCCTTGATTCTCTACTACATCTATCAGTATGCCTTTTTAGTAACAGCCTCAATGCAGTTTGCTGAGGGGACAGTGATCTTCTTCACACTCTGGGTATCACCAAAAGATCTTGGCCTGATAGATGCCATAGAGTTTGAACGGCTTACATTTCATCGTGCTGCAGTAAATGACATCCGTGAAGTAGgagtaaatgaaaacaacatctTGGGTGAGGAGAATGAGCAAGAAGATGATAGAGTACCCCGAATGCCATCCTTTGCCCTCCGTTGCCTCTATGGGTTTGTACTATATACCCTGGCCTATGCCAGCCTGACATACACAGaagatttcttcttcttctggatgCCCTTTTATCTAGACGACAACTTTCCACATGCAGGCCGCCTTTCCATCTGGTACGTTGTTGGAGTGGCTTTAGGTGGAATGtttcaaaccttactctcagaaaGAGTCCAGAAGAGATCTCCTATGTTAGCTGTGTGTCTAGCCATTGGGTTCCTGGTTAGATATAGCTATTTCCCCCGACACATGGCTATGAGTGTACTGCTAATGTCAGTTATAAGTCTTTTCATCAGCAAAACGTCAACTATATTTGGTTCTACCATCTTCCCTGAGCTGAATGCCCAAGAGCGGATACATGGGAGTAGAGAAGTCTGGGCTATAGTTACGGGCGTTGTGAATGGAATTAGAAGGATGGGTACAACAACAGAGCAGTTTTTAATGTCTCTGCTCCAAACCAAATTTGGATGGATATGGGTTTCCTATTTTTTTGTGTTCATCACAGGTTTCGCCATTCTCTTTATTTTCCCACTACTATTGAGGAAAATAAGAGATCTTATACAAAGGCCATTTATACCTGTAGAGGATGACCAGGCCCCCTAG